The Chitinophaga niabensis genome segment CCTAACGTGTTAAATCTAAAGGTGAACGAATCAGGTAGTACCGCACAGGCGTCCGGCTTGTTAAGCCCTGATGACCTCAACGAAGTCAGGATAAACAGTCTTGCAGAGCGGCTGGCTACAAAGAAAGCCGTAATAGGTAACATCAGGGACAGAAATTTTGATATCGCTATGGAACTGACAGGTATCTATGTTGATGGGGATGTACTGTATTTTCAACTGGCTTTAATGAATAACAGCAACCTGAGGTATACCGTTGATCAGCTCCGCTTCTTTATCAGGGACCAGAAGAAGTCCAAACGCACATCTTCACAGGAGGTTCAGGTAATACCATTATTTGTATTCGGAAACCGAAAGATGATAGAACCGCAGTCCAGTCAGGTATTGGTTTATGCAATTGAAAAATTTACCATACCTCTCAATCAAAGCTTAAATGTCCAGTTGCTAGAAAAAAATGGTGGCAGGAACGTTTCTATTAAAATTGGAAACAGGTCGATTATAAAGGCAAAGCCTGTGAATTAAACAGTTTATCAACTGCAAACAACTAAAACAAATAGATTAATAAAAAATAATAACATGGAAGAATTGAATTATGTGGGCGTAGAAAGAAGGGTTTTTTCTACCGGTGTGGGTAACGATTTAGATTTACCACTAAGAGTTAACATGGAAAAGGGTTTGGACGAATTCTCATTGCCATACACAAAAACCTATGGCGAAGTCAAGGCAGATGCAGAATATAACTTCAAAAAAAGCGATAAGGGGAATTATTTTTTCAATTCAATGGAAGTTACCG includes the following:
- the traN gene encoding conjugative transposon protein TraN, whose product is MNMKRKCVKRMVWIFMLFFTVSAGAQDAVKLKSVAAPISIAVGRYKATNLIFPFGIKSAYWVNKDLSVLQIDGLENVLMVNARNDSLKETNLTVATNDGSLYSFNVSYTTNPNVLNLKVNESGSTAQASGLLSPDDLNEVRINSLAERLATKKAVIGNIRDRNFDIAMELTGIYVDGDVLYFQLALMNNSNLRYTVDQLRFFIRDQKKSKRTSSQEVQVIPLFVFGNRKMIEPQSSQVLVYAIEKFTIPLNQSLNVQLLEKNGGRNVSIKIGNRSIIKAKPVN